In the Chlamydiota bacterium genome, ACGCGCGCCGCGGGCAGTACCGTCTCTTTGAAGATGCACGAACGTGCCTCGGGGTCGCACGCGAAATCATACGCGCGAAGATTCACAACCAGCGCGTGATGCTAATGCGGAACGGGGATGCGCCGGAACCTTTGCTGGCGCAGCTTGCGGATCTTAAGGACAGAGCGGTCAAGGCGATGGGGATGAAAGAATTGTTGGGTGTGGAGGGTATGGCCGCGGCCCTCTACTTCGAGCAGTTCAACGGTATGCTGAAAGCCAACGAACATCGCCTTTTTGAGTTCCACGCTCGCAATAGACGCCCCCCGCGCGATCCGGTCAACGCGCTTCTATCGATGGGATACAGCATCCTCTGCAAGGAGGTCACTGGGATCTGCCATGCGGTGGGTCTCGATCCATTCCTCGGCGTTATGCATCAGCCACGCTATGGCAGGCCGGCATTGGCGCTCGACTTGATGGAGGAATTCCGGCCGCTCATCGCCGATAGCGTCGCTATTAGTATGATCAACCGCAGCGAGGTCAACCGGGGCGATTTCATCATCAGCGCTGCAGGAGTATCCTTGGACGAGCAAGGGCGGCGCGCCTTTTGGGAATCCTATTGCCGCAGAATGGAAACGGAAGTTGCCCATCCCCATTTTGGATATCGGATGCCCTATCGGCGGATGCTCGAAGTCCAAGTAAGACAGATGTGGCGGTTTGTCAGAGGCGAGGCGAACAATTACATCGGCTTCACCACTAGATAGATATGCCGAGAATACGCTATCTCGTCTGTTACGATATCGCAGACCCCAAACGGTTGCGTAGAGTGGCTAAAGTTCTCGAGGCATATGGCAGGCGTCTCCAGCTATCGGTATTCGAGTGCTCCCTGGACAAGCAAAGGTATACCCAGGCCAAAACAGAGCTGGCCGAAATCCTGAATCACGCGGAGGACCAAGTGCTATTCGTCTCACTGGGAACATCGGGCGATGATTCCAGTATCCTGATAGAAGCGATGGGGCTTTCTTACACCGGTCGACCGCGAGTTACAGTAATTTGATTGTATAAAGGGCTATCTCTGCTATCATAGCCATTGGCTAAGGCCATCGATCACAACCCTTCCGCCATTGGGG is a window encoding:
- the cas2 gene encoding CRISPR-associated endonuclease Cas2, coding for MPRIRYLVCYDIADPKRLRRVAKVLEAYGRRLQLSVFECSLDKQRYTQAKTELAEILNHAEDQVLFVSLGTSGDDSSILIEAMGLSYTGRPRVTVI